TCGCATCCGATCTCCCCTTCAAGGCGATCTGGGTTCCGAAAAGCTCCACTCCCGCTACATATGTTGTCGGCGCCACTGTGCCCGGCAATTCCTCTGCCTGCTATCTTCTTCATTTACCTGATTAAATTACCAGGCCATGAACTACCGTCCGACATGGACCTATTTCGGCGCCGCTATCAATGCCGCCACGGCGCCCGAGGGGTCTTTAATCACGCAATACCTGCCGTAACTTCCCATATCTTTCGGCTCCACCAATACTTTTCCGCCCCGTTTTTTGCACTCCCGGGCGCTTTTGTCTGCATCGGCAACCGATATATAAATCATCCAGCAGGAAGGGAGTTTGGCATTTTCTCCTCTTTTGTGGCAGATTCCGGCGGCCGGTTCTTTATTCTCCGGCGGAAACATCACAAAGTCATCATAGCCGCCCATCGGAACTTTGCCCATTTTCCAGCCGACCACGCGGCGGTAAAAATCGCGTATTTTAGCGGCATCTTTCACCGTTAAATCGGTCCAAACAATCTTGCCTACCGGCGGGGG
This window of the Candidatus Zixiibacteriota bacterium genome carries:
- a CDS encoding VOC family protein; this encodes MRKKNPPPVGKIVWTDLTVKDAAKIRDFYRRVVGWKMGKVPMGGYDDFVMFPPENKEPAAGICHKRGENAKLPSCWMIYISVADADKSARECKKRGGKVLVEPKDMGSYGRYCVIKDPSGAVAALIAAPK